The genomic interval CCAGAAAGTGAACATCATGATGATTCAAAATCACGTGACACACTTCTTTAGGCAGTCCCCAGGCATTGGCCAGATAGTAGCCGACTATTGCATGGTTTGAATGGTATTTGCGGTTTTCCAGGTCCACCAGCAGCTCATCGCCGGAATTGGCTTCAATCAGAACTTCCCGATAATCCGGATAGCGGATGGCAAATGCCGGGATACCGCAGTCACAGAACAGACCCAACGTGTATAGGTTGTCGATCACCACCCGCTCTTTTAACAAATGCGAAATGAAGTTCATGCTGTTGGCAATATCACCGGCGGTATCCCAGAACCGCTCCATTGAAATACAGGATTTCTGAACGTAGGATTGCCGCAACAATGCCCCGGTCATAACAGCCTTTATCACCTGTATTCCCAACAACATGACTGCCTGCCGAATATCTCCGATTGAGGCAGACATACCATAAAATGGCGAGTTAATCGTCTTGAGAATCAGTGATGACAAGCCGACATCACTGGAAATCAGCTTGGCCACATCAGCAACGTTAACCTCGTCTCCGGCCAGAAGATTTTCCAGGTTGATAAGAATTTCAGGCTTGGCAGGAATCACAAACCCTTTGGTTGCTATCGCGAGGGCATTTTCTTCAGCAGTTATCATTTCAGCGGTTGCCATGTAAACCTTTTCCTATATGCCAGAGTAAAAACACCCCATCAATATAGGAAAAAAAATGACTTTCATCACAATATTCATGTGTCATTTTGCAATACAGCTGCAGACAGGTTCGACACCAAAATGACGCCTTCTCAAAGTCTCTGCGTCTGCCTTGAGGGCAGTCTAAGTGGGTACCCATGATGAGCTATTGATTCCAGGAGCTGTCACGGTTCTGCAAACAAAACATGCTAGCCTGTTGATTTTGGAATTCGTCAATCGACAATGATGAACAAATTTTTTGTCATGCTTTTGGGGATACTGCCCTTCCTGTTCTGCACATTCCAGTCTGCTGCCGGCACGGAGTCTGGTCAGTCTGACCATGCTGGCAATATAGATGGACCTTCGGTGCTGAGCCACCATTGTATGACCTGTCATACACAACATGGCGCATGGGCAAAGCTCAAGACCGATCAGGATTGGGTGGATAGCGGCTTGATATCTGTTGATGACCAGGGAAAGGGTGATCCGGCAATGTCAGAAATTGTAATCAAGAGCCGACAAAACCCTTACAACAATGCGGGAAATATGCCACTGGTGGAGAACGGTTACGGCACTAATGAACTGAATATTGTCATTGAATGGATTGAAAGTATCCGGACTAAACCGACAGCACCTTGAAGTTCAGTTTTTTCAGCGCTGCGGGCACAGCATGGCGCAGTTGTCCGGGGGTAATGCGATAACGACTGACGAGTAACACCCGATTCAGATAACCTTCTGTCTGCAGTTGCAGATAAAACAGTCGTTCGGTCCGCCACTGGGACATATTAGCCAACCATTCCCGCATATCTCTGACAGCCGTGAAGTTCATGATCAGCAGCCCATGGGGACTCAAATGGTCCAGCAATGCGTTGGACCAGTGTCGGGAGTATTCCACACCTCGTACCGGTTCCCCCTGCAGATGACCGTAGACATCCTCTATCACAATATCCCATTGCTGTGATTGCTGCGGTAACCACTGCAACGCATCTGCATGATGTAAGCGCACGTTTTCCTTCTCAATCCTGAAAAACTCACGGGCAACATGCAGATGACTGGCCTCGATCTCAACAGCATCAATGGATTCCGGTGCAAACCAGTGGTTTAGAGGATGAATCACTGAGCCGCCTCCCAATCCGAGCAGCAGTACCTGATTCAATTGTTCGGGAGGCAGAAAGAATGCCGGCAGATACAGCAGATCCCATAGTCCACCAAGACTCAAACGCCCAGGATTGTATTGACTGTGGAACACTCCATCACTGTAGAGTCGCAGGGTTTTTCCGGCACTGCGGACTTCGTAACGATGACCATCTTTTTGTTGAAACCAGAGCAGAGCCATAATGCTCAGTGCAGAGCCGGAAACTGATATTCCAATAATGCCCGCGCATCTTTCAGCAGTTTGTCGCGATACTGCACCTCTATTTTATTCCGGGCCAGATCCTGTTTCATTCGTTCATTTTTGGGAAGTTGCTGGCGCATCTGATGGGTATCGAAGTCCTTGACCATCTCATACATTTCTTCAATGTTGGCAAACCGCTGACGCTCTTCTTCACTGAGATACAGGTTGTCCAATAATACTTTGAGACGAATGGCGGCTTCAGACTCATTCATTTCACCGGCCACCAGTGTTCTGGCAATCACAGTAATACTTTCGATCAGCTCCTCACGCTGTTTGCGCCTGCGCTCAAGCTGCACAGCGGTCTGCTGACGGACTTGTTCACGCTGCCGAAATACGCGACGCCACATGATCGCTGCCACGGCAGTCAGTACCAGAATCGTTATCACCGCGAGTACAGTCAACGTGATAGTCAGGGTAGTCATAAATCTGTCCTCTCTTCGCGCAATAGCTCTCTGGCTTCATCACTGGTTACCACATTGCACGTTTCGGTTAGTGGATCAAACACGATATATACCTGCTTGTTCTGAAGCTGCTGGCGAACCTGATCAACTTTCTCCGCGAGTGTGTAATCAATGTCAAATTGATCAGCCCCTTCCTGAACCACAAATGCCTCAAGCAGAGCAGTCAAAGTCTCGGCTGGCAACGCTTCGTAGGGGATGATCATGATGCGGCATACCTGAAACTGACATCATGTTCCCATTCACAACGTACGCTCAATGCGGCGTCTCCAGGACGATGATGGGAGCCTGTCGCATCCCAGTTAAATGTATGTTTGCCGTTCAACTCGGTTTCCAGATGAACGGTGGCAGATACCCAATACATCTGGGTCAAAAGCAGTTCAAACTTGGACATCCAGCGTTCCCATTCATATTCAACAGCCTTGTAGGACGCCGCAAAATGGATCACCTGCGTCTGGTATGTTCCGCTCAGCAGTTCATCAGATGGCAACGAAAACATACTGGTCAACAACGCAGGCTGCATATCCACTTCACCAAGTTCCAGTATGGCGTTGCAGTTGGTCAACCGAAACCTCGCCAATTCATGGGAACTGCTGCTGGGTACATCACGAATAACCCCGTAAACGATTGATTCCTGATCCACCTCAATTCTCCAGCGTTTTTAAATAATCCATAAATTCAGCTTCATCCATGACCGGAATATTCAGTTCATTGGCTTTTTTCAGCTTTGATCCGGCACCCGGACCGGCAACCACCCGGGTGGTTTTTTTGGACACACTGCCAGCCACCTTGGCACCCAAAGCCAGCAACCGCTCAGAAGCTTCATCCCGGCTCAGGGCTTCAAGTTTACCGGTAACCACCCAGGTCTGACCGGCCAGTACAGCATCAGTACTGTCCTGCTGCTGTACTGGCCACTGAATACCCAGATCCAGCAACGCCTGAACTTCGTCACGATTGTGGGTTTCTGCGAAGAATGCTGCCACATTTCTGGCGGCTACAGGACCCACATCGTCCACTCCCTGCAGATCTTCTTCCGAGGCATGCATCAGTTCATTGAGATCAGCAAAATGGTTGGCAAGATTACGGGCGGTTGTTTCCCCAACTTCACGAATACCCAGGGAAAACAAGAACCGTGGCAATGTTGTTTGTTTGCTGTGTTCAAGGGCTTCCAACAGATTGTTAGCCGACTTTTCCGCCATACGCTCAAGATTCACCAGTTGCTCAAACGTCAGCCGGAACAGATCGGAGAAGTGGTTAACCAGCTTAAGATCCACCAACGTATCGATCAACTTGTCACCGAGGCCTTCAATGTCCATGGCCTTGCGCGAGACAAAATGTTTCAGCCCCTCTTTACGCTGGGCATCACAGAACAAACCGGCGGTACAACGCAGTGCCGCTTCGCCCTCGACCCTTAACACGTCCGAACCACAGACCGGGCAGGCCGTCGGAATCTCTATCACCTGGCGCTCATCGTCATCAGCCTGATGAGCCACTTTCACAATCTGCGGAATCACATCACCGGCCCGGCGGATAATCACCTGATCATTGATGGCCAAACCAAGACGGGTGATTTCGTCGAGATTGTGGAGCGTGGCATTGCTGACGGTCACTCCCCCCACGAAAACCGGCTCAAGCCGCGCTACTGGAGTGATGGCACCAGTCCTGCCTACCTGATAGTCCACTGCCAGAAGACGGGTCTGCTCTTCCTGTGCCGGGAATTTATGCGCGATCGCCCAGCGTGGTGCCCGGGACACAAATCCCAATCGCTTTTGCAGAGCCATGTCGTCGATCTTGAACACGACACCATCGATGTCGTAATCCAGTCCATCGCGCTTATTCAGCATCTGTTGAAAATAATCCAGGCAACCATCCACCCCCGTTACCTGACGCATTTCGGAATTGATTTTGAGTCCCCATTGCTGCAGCTGTTTCAACAGTGCGTACTGGCTGTCCGGTACGGTTCCCTGTTCGACCCGACCAACGGAATAACAACAGAACTCCAGCGGCCGTTGCGCAGTAATCCGGGAATCCAGCTGACGCAACGCACCCGATGCAGCATTACGGGGGTTCATATAGGTTTTTTCTTCGTTGCTGCGAAACCGCTCATTCATGGCTTCAAAACCTGAACGGGTCATGTAGACTTCACCGCGCACTTCCAAAATAGCCGGATAACCATTTCCCCGAAGGCGCAAAGGGATATTACGAATGGCTTTGGCATTGGCGGTAATGTTTTCTCCCGTGGTGCCATCACCCCGGGTGGCAGCGCGCACCAGCACACCATTTTCATACAACAGACTGATGGCCAAACCATCAAGCTTGGGCTCACAACAGAACTCAAAATCATCCTGCTGACGCAGACGATCCTGTATCCGGCGCACGAAATCATGCATATCCTGTTCACCGAAAGCGTTGTCGAGGGACAACATCGGCACTTCATGGACCACCGTTTCAAAACCATCGGCCGGCTGGCCACTGACTCGCTGAGACGGAGAATCAGGTGTGACCCACTCGGGGTGCTCAGACTCAATCTTCCGAAGCTGTTGCATCAGACGATCATATTCGGCATCGGTCACGGTGGATTCATTGAGCACATAATATTCATAGTTATGACGCTCAATCATTTGACGCAGCTGTTGAAGCTGCTGATAGTCGGCTTGATTCATATTGGGATTATGCATTTAAAAGCTGGGCGCGGGCGAATTCGCGGATCCGGTTACGACAATGTTCAACGGTCTGACCCCGCATCACGCTGTGCATTTCATCTTTCAAAACTCCATGCATGTGACGGGCAACCACATTGGCCGTTTCATGCATGTAATCAAACGATTGCATGGCATCGGCACTATTCGGAAGCGTCATAAAAAAGGAGACGCCCTGTATCGGCTGCTGCCCCATGTTATCGATGTTAAACGTGCCAGGTTTCATGCAATTTGCCATACTGAACTGCAGTTGCCCTTTGTCATTGGTACGATGAAAGATATCCATGGCACCGAAACGCATACCACAGGCAAGCAAAATCTGCAGTAGTTGTTCACCATCAAAGCCTTCGTGCTCAGACACAACATTAATGACGATAACTTCTTGTGGTTCGACCAGGTCCTGACCTGGCACTTCCGTTGCGAAAATATCCAATTTTTCCTCGGTCTTTACGGCTTCGGCATGTTCACTGAACGCTGCCAGCTCAGATTCAGGTTCAAGGATGTCTTCCGGCTCCGGGTCATAGATTGCTTCCGGTTCATCGAAAGTATCCTCCAGGGCTTCCAGCTCTTGTTCATCAGCTGCAAATGTCGGCTCCCGCCGTACCTCTGCAGTCTCATATTCTGCTTCTGGCTCCTGAACGAAGTCTGTCTGTTCATGCCATTGATCTTCGTCCTGCTCCACCAGTTCAAGAGACTGCTGATATTGATCATCTTTAGCATCCTCACTATCAAAGTCATCCTGCTCAGGTTCAACCGACAGTGTTTCCATTAGCAAGGGAACTTTTTTATCCAGATTTATTCTTTCATTACGCGCAAGTATTTCCTGCGGTGACAACGGCCGCACCCTGGCACCGCCGTTGGGGAGTTCTCCGGATGGAAACTCAGACAGTTCTTCTTCATCACGGGTGTAGGAACCCTTATATTTAGGCCGCTCTTTCCAACGACGAAATCCGTCCAGGAAAATCAGAATAATGGCCAGTATGCACAGGATTAACAGCCAATGTCGCAATTCCATGTCTCGACCCTTCTTATGCTCTCGATTATATTGCGGCCAGCTCTGCCGCTTCTTCTACGTTAACAGATACCAGTCTTGATACTCCAGGCTCATTCATCGTGACACCCATCAGGTCTTTGGCCATTTCCATGGCAATCTTGTTGTGAGTGATGTAGATAAACTGCACGTGTTCAGACATTGCGTCTACCAGTCGGGCATAACGTCCTACGTTAGCATCGTCCAATGGCGCATCCACTTCGTCCAGCATACAGAATGGTGCCGGATTTAATTTAAAGATGGAAAACACCAGGGCGATTGCCGTCAATGCTTTTTCACCACCGGACAACAAATGAATGGTACTGTTTTTCTTACCCGGGGGCCGGGCCATGATCGCCACACCGGTATCCAGTAAATCTTCACCCGTCAATTCCAGATAGGCGTGACCACCGCCAAACACTTTCGGAAACAGATCCTGTAATCCACCGTTGACCCGATCGAAAGTTTCTTTAAAACGATTCCGGGTTTCACGATCAATTTTGACGATAGCATTTTCCAGCGTTTCGAGTGCTTTCTGCAAATCATCATTTTGGGCATCCAGATAGGTTTTCCGTTCACTCTGGATTTTATATTCGTCTATGGCTGCAAGGTTGATGGCACCCAGTCGCTGGATTTTTTGGTTGATCTGCTCCAGTTCCTGTTCCCATTCCTCTTCGCTGGCATTCTCAGGCAGGTTGGCCAACACCGTTTCCAGATCGAAACTGGCTTCCTGTAACTGTTCCTGTAATGTGGTTCTGCGGGTAATCACCGTCTGTGATTCCATTCGAGCCTGTTCCAGTTTACTGCGCACTTCCATGGCTTTGCCTTCCGAGCGATGACGTTGACTGTCCAGTTCACGCATTTTGCTGTCTATGGCTTCCATCTCGGCTCGGGCGTCAGCAACTTTCTGTTCCAGTTCCAGCCGTTGTTCCAGTTTGGTTTCCAGTTCAATCTGCAGATCGTTATCAGGTTCCAGTTGTTCTTCTTTCTGCATCAGCAGCATTTCACGCTTTTCCTGCAGACGTGCCAGTTGCTGATCCAAACGTTCGAGAGCGGTTTTTATCGCATCAGCCTTGGCCTGACTGGCCTGATGCTGCAATGCCAGAGAGTGTACTTTGTCTTTTTGTGAACGACTCATATCTCTGGCTTCGTCAACGGCCTGGCGCAGCTGCTCACGCTCCTGCATCAGGTTTTCCCGTTCTTCTGTGCCTTCTTCCATGGCGTCCAGAGCAATCTGCAGTTCTTCTCGGGACATGGCCATGTTTTCCCGCTCTTCCGCCAGATGAGTTTCCTGCTCACTGATTTCCGCCAATAACTGCTGCCGACGGTTTCTCATCTGTTCGGCCTGGGCCTGTTTACCACTCAAGCGGGATTTGAAATCGGCGTATTGACGGGCCAATTGACCCAGCTCCCGCTGTGCCTGCTCGCGTTCTTCGTTTAGCGAGCGAACCCGCATTTCCACCACCTCGACATCCACTTCAAGCTCTTCAACAGAAGCATCGAGTTCATCCAGCTGGATTTCAATTTCTTCAAGTTCGGTCTGACGGCTCAGTATGCCATCAGCATCGTTGCTATCTTTACTAATCCGCAACCAGTTGCGCCCCAGCCAGATACCGTCACGGGTAACGACTGATTCGCCAGCCTGAAGGCTGCTGCGCATGGCCATGGCTGCCGGTAAATCCTCTGCAATACGGATTCTGTCCAACAGGTCGGAGAGATCGTAGCGGCTGTCCACTTCAGCATTCAGATAACCGGATTGCGATGACGCTGTAGTGGCCGTCTGGTCGATCAGGTTGAGCATGCCCTGTTCAAAACGCGCCAGGCCATCGGTCAATGCCTCGGTGCTGTCCACACAGACCGCCTGCAAATAAGCACCCAATACGGTCTCCACGGCTTTGTCCCAGCCGTTTCGAACATGTACCTGTTGGGCCAGACGCTCCCG from Gynuella sunshinyii YC6258 carries:
- the zipA gene encoding cell division protein ZipA — encoded protein: MELRHWLLILCILAIILIFLDGFRRWKERPKYKGSYTRDEEELSEFPSGELPNGGARVRPLSPQEILARNERINLDKKVPLLMETLSVEPEQDDFDSEDAKDDQYQQSLELVEQDEDQWHEQTDFVQEPEAEYETAEVRREPTFAADEQELEALEDTFDEPEAIYDPEPEDILEPESELAAFSEHAEAVKTEEKLDIFATEVPGQDLVEPQEVIVINVVSEHEGFDGEQLLQILLACGMRFGAMDIFHRTNDKGQLQFSMANCMKPGTFNIDNMGQQPIQGVSFFMTLPNSADAMQSFDYMHETANVVARHMHGVLKDEMHSVMRGQTVEHCRNRIREFARAQLLNA
- the smc gene encoding chromosome segregation protein SMC, translated to MRLKCIKLAGFKSFVDPTTIPFPTNMTAIVGPNGCGKSNTIDAVRWVMGESSAKHLRGESMTDVIFNGSNNRKPVGQCSVELVFDNHDGKAPGEYAKYAEISVRRKVTRDGQSNYFLNGTKCRRKDITDLFLGTGLGARSYAIIEQGMISRLIEAKPEELRVYVEEAAGISKYKERRKETESRMRRTQENLERLTDIRDELERQLQHLHRQALAAEKYTELKKEERERKAQLSAIRWQRLDEDAGQREMRINELETEYEKYVAEQRSIDAQVEELRDSHNDRTEVFNQVQSQYYQLGTEIARFEQSMQHQKEKAAQLQTDLIELDRSLQETSREKEEDQFRLEEIEEQLMIAEPELEMARAAEEEAQEALVRHEQSMQQWQQKWELFNQDSAGPKQTAEVAQSRIQHLEQVIDRINRRLSSLYQERDGLLADPEAEAIEELLMQTEEAEQSMETQQRRFDDLSEQLESSRTQLEDKRTRLNDAQRRQTQIKGRQATLEALQQAAMGEAGGGVQRWLESHQLQHRERLAQQVHVRNGWDKAVETVLGAYLQAVCVDSTEALTDGLARFEQGMLNLIDQTATTASSQSGYLNAEVDSRYDLSDLLDRIRIAEDLPAAMAMRSSLQAGESVVTRDGIWLGRNWLRISKDSNDADGILSRQTELEEIEIQLDELDASVEELEVDVEVVEMRVRSLNEEREQAQRELGQLARQYADFKSRLSGKQAQAEQMRNRRQQLLAEISEQETHLAEERENMAMSREELQIALDAMEEGTEERENLMQEREQLRQAVDEARDMSRSQKDKVHSLALQHQASQAKADAIKTALERLDQQLARLQEKREMLLMQKEEQLEPDNDLQIELETKLEQRLELEQKVADARAEMEAIDSKMRELDSQRHRSEGKAMEVRSKLEQARMESQTVITRRTTLQEQLQEASFDLETVLANLPENASEEEWEQELEQINQKIQRLGAINLAAIDEYKIQSERKTYLDAQNDDLQKALETLENAIVKIDRETRNRFKETFDRVNGGLQDLFPKVFGGGHAYLELTGEDLLDTGVAIMARPPGKKNSTIHLLSGGEKALTAIALVFSIFKLNPAPFCMLDEVDAPLDDANVGRYARLVDAMSEHVQFIYITHNKIAMEMAKDLMGVTMNEPGVSRLVSVNVEEAAELAAI
- a CDS encoding methyltransferase domain-containing protein, whose protein sequence is MALLWFQQKDGHRYEVRSAGKTLRLYSDGVFHSQYNPGRLSLGGLWDLLYLPAFFLPPEQLNQVLLLGLGGGSVIHPLNHWFAPESIDAVEIEASHLHVAREFFRIEKENVRLHHADALQWLPQQSQQWDIVIEDVYGHLQGEPVRGVEYSRHWSNALLDHLSPHGLLIMNFTAVRDMREWLANMSQWRTERLFYLQLQTEGYLNRVLLVSRYRITPGQLRHAVPAALKKLNFKVLSV
- a CDS encoding HDOD domain-containing protein, with product MATAEMITAEENALAIATKGFVIPAKPEILINLENLLAGDEVNVADVAKLISSDVGLSSLILKTINSPFYGMSASIGDIRQAVMLLGIQVIKAVMTGALLRQSYVQKSCISMERFWDTAGDIANSMNFISHLLKERVVIDNLYTLGLFCDCGIPAFAIRYPDYREVLIEANSGDELLVDLENRKYHSNHAIVGYYLANAWGLPKEVCHVILNHHDVHFLDKITGSADQYYYAALKLSENIINKNRRFQEITEWSVCKFRVYDLLGITESDALDLEEDIMDHLTH
- the ligA gene encoding NAD-dependent DNA ligase LigA translates to MNQADYQQLQQLRQMIERHNYEYYVLNESTVTDAEYDRLMQQLRKIESEHPEWVTPDSPSQRVSGQPADGFETVVHEVPMLSLDNAFGEQDMHDFVRRIQDRLRQQDDFEFCCEPKLDGLAISLLYENGVLVRAATRGDGTTGENITANAKAIRNIPLRLRGNGYPAILEVRGEVYMTRSGFEAMNERFRSNEEKTYMNPRNAASGALRQLDSRITAQRPLEFCCYSVGRVEQGTVPDSQYALLKQLQQWGLKINSEMRQVTGVDGCLDYFQQMLNKRDGLDYDIDGVVFKIDDMALQKRLGFVSRAPRWAIAHKFPAQEEQTRLLAVDYQVGRTGAITPVARLEPVFVGGVTVSNATLHNLDEITRLGLAINDQVIIRRAGDVIPQIVKVAHQADDDERQVIEIPTACPVCGSDVLRVEGEAALRCTAGLFCDAQRKEGLKHFVSRKAMDIEGLGDKLIDTLVDLKLVNHFSDLFRLTFEQLVNLERMAEKSANNLLEALEHSKQTTLPRFLFSLGIREVGETTARNLANHFADLNELMHASEEDLQGVDDVGPVAARNVAAFFAETHNRDEVQALLDLGIQWPVQQQDSTDAVLAGQTWVVTGKLEALSRDEASERLLALGAKVAGSVSKKTTRVVAGPGAGSKLKKANELNIPVMDEAEFMDYLKTLEN
- a CDS encoding YheU family protein, which encodes MIIPYEALPAETLTALLEAFVVQEGADQFDIDYTLAEKVDQVRQQLQNKQVYIVFDPLTETCNVVTSDEARELLREERTDL
- a CDS encoding DUF2489 domain-containing protein — translated: MTTLTITLTVLAVITILVLTAVAAIMWRRVFRQREQVRQQTAVQLERRRKQREELIESITVIARTLVAGEMNESEAAIRLKVLLDNLYLSEEERQRFANIEEMYEMVKDFDTHQMRQQLPKNERMKQDLARNKIEVQYRDKLLKDARALLEYQFPALH